A window of Ignavibacteriales bacterium contains these coding sequences:
- a CDS encoding T9SS type A sorting domain-containing protein: MKRLILIMTILSSTILAQSPVNYRILDINNIRLHLNNIGGLNYSPSSEGGGYWLQLHQDSIIVFDQGPWVIGKINRRISGSYVEWFIRTSSSFSPGPIINGVPAMQSQPQDSTLYRIYKISRGDGIGNPDYRDWSKSFGAPVNIDGTPKIYGDQMLWTVYNALDANTKSRIAWNRSGDSLKVMPVEIHQLVYARKGTLPDNQDLFSNTVFEEFTIINKGDTDIDSLYFSLWADVDINTSFFPLYNEPASDTTLDLGYCWDKTGSTSYHPAVGYALLYGPSIQSTGNTAIIKGKIKNNYKNLSMTAFHGIIDDADPVPPGNPAFTTTQAWNIARGYFTDGTLKIDPTNGRPTRFTWDGDPVSNTGWILNQNTGGGAGFNMFAGPFTMTRGDTQWVMMALVPALGADYKESITMMRRKVALLRSTPYDSLAFGKMPLIVGVKENKLQFIPTSYNLYQNFPNPFNPTTTINYQLPIEGFVTIKVYDVIGRKVATLVNEKKSVGYYKINFDSSKLTSGVYIYTITANNFIQSKKMLLMK; the protein is encoded by the coding sequence ATGAAAAGGTTAATACTGATAATGACAATCCTATCTAGTACTATTCTTGCTCAATCTCCTGTGAATTACAGAATTTTGGATATCAATAATATTCGTCTCCACTTAAATAATATTGGTGGTTTAAATTATTCACCAAGCAGCGAAGGCGGAGGATATTGGCTTCAATTGCATCAAGACTCTATAATTGTTTTTGATCAGGGACCCTGGGTAATAGGCAAAATCAACAGACGAATAAGCGGCAGTTATGTTGAATGGTTTATTCGTACTTCATCAAGTTTTTCACCGGGACCAATAATAAACGGCGTACCTGCAATGCAGTCTCAACCACAAGATTCAACTTTGTATAGAATTTATAAAATTAGCAGAGGTGATGGAATTGGTAATCCAGATTATAGAGATTGGTCTAAAAGTTTTGGAGCTCCAGTAAATATTGATGGTACACCAAAAATTTACGGAGATCAAATGTTATGGACGGTTTACAATGCACTGGATGCAAATACAAAATCAAGAATTGCATGGAATAGAAGCGGCGATTCATTAAAAGTAATGCCCGTTGAAATACATCAGCTTGTTTATGCACGTAAGGGCACTTTGCCCGATAACCAAGATTTATTTTCGAACACAGTGTTTGAAGAATTCACTATAATAAATAAAGGGGATACAGATATTGATTCCCTCTATTTTTCATTGTGGGCTGATGTTGATATCAATACAAGTTTTTTCCCGCTTTATAATGAACCTGCTTCAGACACAACATTAGACTTAGGTTACTGTTGGGACAAAACCGGCAGTACTTCATATCACCCGGCGGTAGGTTATGCTTTGTTGTATGGTCCTTCAATTCAATCAACTGGCAATACGGCGATCATTAAAGGAAAGATAAAAAACAATTACAAAAATCTTTCTATGACGGCATTTCACGGAATAATTGACGATGCTGATCCCGTTCCTCCTGGTAACCCAGCATTTACAACTACTCAAGCATGGAATATCGCTCGCGGATACTTTACGGATGGTACACTAAAAATTGATCCAACAAATGGAAGGCCAACAAGATTTACATGGGACGGTGACCCTGTTTCAAACACTGGTTGGATATTAAATCAAAACACGGGTGGTGGTGCGGGGTTCAATATGTTTGCAGGTCCTTTCACAATGACGCGGGGAGATACTCAATGGGTGATGATGGCTTTAGTGCCGGCGTTGGGTGCTGATTACAAAGAAAGTATTACAATGATGAGAAGAAAGGTAGCGTTGTTGAGATCAACGCCTTACGATAGTTTAGCATTTGGTAAGATGCCATTGATTGTAGGTGTAAAAGAAAATAAGCTCCAATTTATTCCGACGTCTTACAATCTTTATCAGAATTTTCCTAATCCCTTCAACCCGACAACAACAATCAATTACCAACTTCCGATAGAGGGATTTGTTACAATAAAAGTATATGACGTAATTGGAAGGAAAGTAGCAACGCTCGTCAATGAAAAGAAATCTGTCGGTTATTACAAAATCAATTTTGATTCAAGCAAACTGACGAGCGGTGTTTACATTTACACAATCACTGCAAATAATTTTATTCAATCAAAGAAAATGTTGTTGATGAAATAA